One Gloeobacter morelensis MG652769 DNA window includes the following coding sequences:
- the acpS gene encoding holo-ACP synthase, translating into MNAAAGQTFLHRIGTDLVHIPRIEGMLERYGKQFLDRVYTEGEQHYCLASKPHRTNRLAGRWAAKEAVTKALGTGWRGVGYRDIEVVRLSTGEPTICLHGRAVLLVERYGRLDWQVSFSHDREYAVATVSVIGFS; encoded by the coding sequence ATGAATGCTGCTGCCGGCCAGACGTTTTTGCACCGCATCGGCACCGACCTGGTGCACATTCCCCGCATCGAGGGAATGCTGGAGCGCTACGGCAAACAGTTTCTCGATCGCGTCTACACCGAAGGCGAACAGCACTACTGTCTGGCATCGAAGCCGCACCGGACCAACCGGCTGGCGGGGCGCTGGGCGGCCAAGGAGGCGGTGACCAAGGCCCTCGGTACGGGCTGGCGGGGAGTGGGCTACCGCGACATCGAAGTGGTACGGCTTAGCACCGGAGAGCCGACCATCTGCTTGCACGGCCGGGCGGTGCTTTTGGTGGAGCGCTACGGGCGGCTCGATTGGCAGGTCAGTTTCAGCCACGACCGCGAGTACGCCGTCGCCACCGTCTCGGTAATCGGCTTTTCTTAG
- a CDS encoding Rid family detoxifying hydrolase, with translation MKAIRGENNPYPYSPAVIHGGLVYTAGQIPLVPDSGEVVTGDIEAQAHQTLTNLHNVLKLAGSDLSQVIKVTVFLTDMADFAGLNRVYQTFFTDHLPARSCVAVAALPRGVKVEIEAVAALADI, from the coding sequence ATGAAGGCTATTCGCGGCGAGAACAACCCCTACCCCTACTCTCCCGCCGTTATTCACGGGGGACTGGTCTATACCGCCGGCCAGATCCCCCTGGTGCCCGACAGCGGTGAAGTCGTCACCGGCGACATCGAAGCCCAGGCCCACCAGACGCTCACCAACCTGCACAACGTGCTCAAGCTTGCAGGCAGCGATCTGAGCCAGGTGATCAAGGTGACGGTGTTTCTGACCGACATGGCCGATTTTGCCGGCCTCAACCGCGTCTACCAGACATTTTTTACCGATCACCTGCCCGCCCGCTCCTGCGTGGCGGTCGCCGCTTTACCCCGGGGGGTGAAAGTCGAAATCGAAGCGGTGGCGGCGTTGGCCGATATATAA
- the argC gene encoding N-acetyl-gamma-glutamyl-phosphate reductase, translating into MAEKLRVGIVGASGYGGVQLVRLLLDHPRVEIAYLGANQNAGVPFGELYPQLAHRIDRVCEAVELDRIVEACSVVFLATPNGIAYTLAPGLLAGGLRVFDLSADYRFVNLETYQSWYGGDRHDAAVAREAVYGLPELYRERIRTARLVGCPGCYPTASLLAAAPLLKQGLIDPRSLIIDAKSGVSGAGRTLKTGSLFAEADSSVAAYSVARHRHIPEIEQICSDLAGMRVQVQFTPHLIPMARGMLVTLYAQLRDPGLVSEDMLTIYEAFYRQASAVRVLGSGIYPQTKWASGTNTCFIGLEVDQRTERVIVLSALDNLVKGQSGQAIQAMNLTQGWEEMLGLPAVGFYP; encoded by the coding sequence ATGGCCGAAAAATTGCGTGTCGGGATCGTGGGCGCCTCCGGGTACGGGGGGGTACAACTGGTGCGCCTGCTACTGGATCACCCGCGCGTCGAGATCGCTTATTTGGGGGCGAACCAGAACGCCGGCGTGCCCTTTGGCGAACTGTACCCGCAGTTGGCGCACCGCATCGATCGCGTGTGCGAAGCGGTTGAACTGGATCGAATCGTCGAGGCGTGCTCGGTGGTCTTCCTGGCTACCCCCAACGGCATCGCCTATACCCTGGCGCCGGGGTTGCTCGCCGGTGGCTTGCGGGTGTTCGATCTCTCGGCGGACTACCGGTTTGTCAATCTCGAAACCTATCAGTCCTGGTACGGCGGCGATCGCCACGACGCGGCGGTGGCCCGCGAGGCGGTCTATGGTCTGCCGGAACTGTACCGCGAGCGCATCCGCACCGCCCGGCTGGTGGGTTGCCCGGGGTGTTACCCGACCGCTTCGTTGCTGGCTGCTGCCCCTCTGCTCAAGCAAGGGCTGATCGATCCGCGCAGCTTGATCATCGACGCCAAATCCGGTGTCTCCGGGGCCGGGCGCACCCTCAAGACCGGTTCGCTCTTTGCCGAGGCCGACAGCAGCGTGGCGGCCTACAGCGTCGCGCGCCACCGCCATATCCCGGAGATCGAGCAAATTTGCTCGGATCTAGCCGGTATGCGCGTGCAGGTGCAGTTCACCCCCCATTTGATCCCGATGGCGCGGGGAATGCTCGTAACGCTCTATGCCCAATTGCGCGATCCGGGACTGGTGAGCGAAGACATGCTCACTATTTACGAAGCGTTTTACCGTCAGGCGTCGGCCGTGCGTGTACTGGGTAGCGGCATCTATCCGCAGACCAAGTGGGCGAGCGGCACCAATACCTGCTTTATCGGCCTGGAGGTCGACCAACGCACCGAGCGGGTAATAGTGCTTTCTGCCCTTGACAATCTGGTAAAGGGCCAGTCCGGACAGGCGATCCAGGCGATGAATCTTACCCAGGGTTGGGAGGAGATGCTGGGGCTACCCGCCGTCGGATTTTACCCCTGA
- a CDS encoding HNH endonuclease signature motif containing protein produces MLCTVCGKETANPKFCSKSCAASFNNKLYPKRQKHCKKCNILVPPGRHYCVECHPHYRDWSKSTLAEQKQIRKYQPYSRIRELARTAYKNSSKPKECCNCGYKKHYEICHIAAINSFEDLTPISIINSLDNLVALCPNCHWELDNGYLTLVNSDFVEVEPKPSKRAREIWAVYDLRYISANAATASISTFTPRGKAATATQERAGR; encoded by the coding sequence ATGCTGTGTACTGTTTGCGGTAAAGAAACAGCAAATCCGAAATTTTGCAGCAAGTCTTGTGCTGCTTCATTCAATAATAAACTTTATCCGAAACGTCAAAAGCACTGTAAAAAATGCAATATTCTTGTGCCACCAGGACGCCACTACTGTGTCGAATGCCATCCCCATTACCGAGATTGGTCGAAAAGTACTTTGGCGGAACAAAAACAAATCAGAAAGTATCAGCCCTATTCTCGAATTCGAGAGTTGGCCAGAACCGCCTACAAAAACTCCAGCAAACCCAAGGAGTGTTGCAACTGCGGCTACAAAAAACACTACGAGATTTGCCACATCGCTGCTATCAACAGCTTCGAAGACCTTACCCCAATCTCTATCATCAATTCCTTAGACAACCTCGTGGCCCTCTGCCCCAATTGTCATTGGGAGTTGGATAACGGATACCTTACATTGGTGAACAGTGACTTTGTCGAGGTTGAGCCCAAGCCTTCCAAGAGAGCAAGGGAAATTTGGGCAGTCTACGATTTGCGTTATATATCGGCCAACGCCGCCACCGCTTCGATTTCGACTTTCACCCCCCGGGGTAAAGCGGCGACCGCCACGCAGGAGCGGGCGGGCAGGTGA
- a CDS encoding DUF561 domain-containing protein encodes MVAILQQAFQARRAVKIIAGLNNFDSARVVQIVRAAEAGGATFVDIACDAELIRLVRRSTDLPVCVSAIEPQGLLMAVRSGADCVEIGNFDSFYARGVRFDAEVVLDLARRSRDLLGCDVMLSVTVPHTLSLDVQVSLAVQLEALGADIIQTEGGTSSRPTHPGTLGLVEKAAPTLAAAYEISRSVSVPVLCASGLSAVTVPMALACGAAGVGVGSAVNRLDDEVAMVAQVRAIVEAVEQACVFERVSP; translated from the coding sequence ATGGTTGCCATCCTCCAGCAGGCCTTCCAAGCCAGACGGGCCGTCAAGATCATTGCCGGGCTCAACAATTTCGACAGCGCCCGCGTCGTCCAGATCGTGCGCGCTGCCGAGGCGGGAGGGGCCACCTTCGTCGATATCGCCTGTGATGCCGAACTGATTCGCCTGGTGCGCCGCAGCACCGATTTGCCCGTGTGCGTCTCCGCCATCGAACCGCAGGGCCTGCTGATGGCCGTGCGCAGCGGTGCCGACTGCGTCGAGATCGGCAACTTCGACAGCTTCTATGCCCGTGGCGTTCGCTTCGACGCTGAGGTGGTGCTCGATCTGGCCCGCCGCAGCCGCGACCTGCTAGGTTGCGACGTCATGCTCTCGGTGACTGTCCCCCACACCCTGAGCCTCGATGTACAGGTCAGTCTGGCGGTGCAGCTCGAAGCGCTGGGCGCCGATATCATCCAGACCGAAGGCGGCACCAGCAGCCGGCCCACCCACCCCGGCACCCTGGGCCTGGTGGAGAAGGCCGCTCCCACCCTGGCTGCGGCCTACGAAATTTCGCGCTCGGTGAGCGTGCCGGTGCTGTGCGCTTCGGGTCTGTCGGCGGTCACTGTGCCCATGGCTCTTGCCTGCGGCGCGGCGGGCGTCGGCGTCGGTTCGGCGGTCAACCGCCTGGACGACGAGGTGGCCATGGTCGCCCAGGTGCGCGCCATCGTCGAAGCGGTCGAGCAAGCCTGTGTGTTTGAGCGGGTTTCTCCATGA
- a CDS encoding C40 family peptidase: MTRSITTSSRRRFLQVLGGLGVLAVPAGAAPALGLTIERYAATLPGGYGARAVLKAGATWQGGRIVLVGRALEARDRAALEAAFSRLGPVDNRMEIFPFKAMGERAWGAVRASGTDLRAEPDAGSELVSQALPGDTLKVLARSGDGRWYQILREWDGYVGWIPAERAVLWTEAEWQAWQSAPRSMLMRSLPGLPRGSIVAGVGGRRGRTAEGQEVTIPSEALRRIEPGEVPTAARVVELARVLLADQPTRYLWGGTLDRALDCSGFNQTVYRMAGGAIPRDSYQQQAASRPVAPRAEDWRQLAPGDLLFFSEKRSRATHTGIYVGDGRFIHASSHNQGIAENHLMGEGEYERFLRRIYFGAGRVV, translated from the coding sequence GTGACGAGAAGCATCACAACAAGTAGCCGCCGCCGGTTTCTCCAGGTTCTGGGGGGCTTGGGGGTTTTGGCCGTTCCGGCTGGGGCGGCTCCGGCCCTGGGGCTGACCATTGAGCGCTACGCCGCCACCTTGCCTGGAGGCTACGGCGCGCGGGCGGTGCTAAAAGCCGGGGCTACCTGGCAGGGGGGGCGCATCGTGCTGGTGGGCCGCGCCCTCGAAGCGCGCGACCGGGCGGCGCTCGAAGCGGCTTTTTCCCGCCTGGGTCCGGTGGATAACCGTATGGAAATTTTTCCGTTCAAAGCGATGGGCGAGCGGGCCTGGGGGGCAGTACGCGCCTCGGGAACGGACCTGCGCGCCGAACCGGACGCCGGATCTGAACTGGTTTCCCAGGCGCTGCCCGGCGATACGCTCAAAGTGCTTGCGCGCAGTGGCGACGGGCGCTGGTACCAGATTTTGCGCGAGTGGGACGGCTACGTGGGCTGGATCCCCGCCGAGCGGGCGGTGCTGTGGACCGAGGCTGAGTGGCAGGCCTGGCAATCGGCGCCGCGCTCGATGCTGATGCGCTCGCTGCCCGGTTTGCCGCGCGGCAGTATCGTTGCGGGTGTCGGCGGCCGGCGCGGCCGCACTGCCGAGGGCCAGGAAGTAACGATTCCAAGTGAAGCCTTGCGCCGAATCGAACCTGGCGAGGTGCCCACAGCGGCGCGGGTCGTCGAGCTGGCCCGGGTGCTGCTGGCTGACCAGCCCACCCGCTACCTCTGGGGGGGCACGCTCGACCGCGCCCTCGACTGCAGCGGCTTCAATCAAACCGTTTACCGGATGGCTGGGGGGGCGATCCCCAGAGATTCCTACCAGCAACAGGCGGCCAGTCGGCCGGTGGCACCGCGCGCCGAGGACTGGCGCCAATTGGCGCCTGGGGATTTGCTGTTTTTTAGTGAGAAGCGCAGCCGCGCCACCCACACCGGTATTTACGTGGGCGACGGCCGCTTCATCCATGCTTCGAGCCACAACCAGGGCATCGCCGAAAATCACCTGATGGGCGAGGGCGAATACGAGCGCTTCTTGCGGCGGATCTACTTCGGCGCCGGACGGGTGGTCTAG